A portion of the Catenulispora sp. GP43 genome contains these proteins:
- a CDS encoding acetyl-CoA acetyltransferase: protein MASHGIKDRVAIVGMGCTRFAEHWDSGPDELLLTATGEAFAGAGLAKEEIDAYWLGTAQSGMSGITLARPLELEGKPVTRVENYCATGSEALRQAAYAVASGAYDVAMAVGVEKVKDSGYQGLNAFPIPGDGTARTVTAAAMFSMVVPAYGAKYGVAPQEMREVLARIASKNHANGARNPKAQFRKEWPVEQLLAMPRVAGELSVFDCAGVADGAAAAIVVRAEDAPRYTDKPLYIKALSLVAGNGLPLGDPGYDYTTFPEIVAAAQDAYRQAGVADPRAELAMAEVHDCFTPTELVLMEDLGFCGRGKAWQDVLAGAFDLDGDLPVNPDGGLKSFGHPVGASGLRMVYEAWLQLRGEAPEDRRIGTFGQRELALTHNLGGYPGEMVGFVSILGTRAG, encoded by the coding sequence ATGGCCTCGCACGGCATCAAGGACCGCGTCGCGATCGTCGGCATGGGCTGCACCCGCTTCGCTGAGCACTGGGACAGCGGCCCCGACGAGCTCCTGCTGACCGCGACCGGCGAGGCGTTCGCCGGGGCCGGGCTGGCCAAGGAGGAGATCGACGCCTACTGGCTGGGCACCGCGCAGTCCGGCATGAGCGGCATCACCCTGGCCCGGCCGCTGGAGCTGGAGGGCAAGCCGGTGACGCGCGTCGAGAACTACTGCGCGACCGGCTCCGAGGCGCTGCGCCAGGCCGCGTACGCGGTCGCCTCCGGCGCCTACGACGTGGCGATGGCCGTCGGCGTGGAGAAGGTGAAGGATTCGGGCTACCAGGGCCTGAACGCCTTCCCGATCCCCGGCGACGGCACCGCCCGCACCGTCACCGCCGCCGCGATGTTCTCGATGGTGGTGCCGGCCTACGGCGCCAAATACGGCGTCGCCCCCCAGGAGATGCGCGAGGTCCTGGCGCGCATCGCGTCGAAGAACCACGCCAACGGCGCCCGCAACCCCAAGGCCCAGTTCCGCAAGGAGTGGCCGGTCGAGCAGCTGCTGGCGATGCCGCGGGTGGCCGGCGAGCTGTCGGTGTTCGACTGCGCCGGGGTGGCCGACGGCGCGGCGGCGGCGATCGTGGTGCGCGCCGAGGACGCCCCGCGCTACACCGACAAGCCGCTGTACATCAAAGCCCTGTCACTGGTGGCGGGCAACGGCCTGCCGCTGGGCGACCCCGGCTACGACTACACCACCTTCCCCGAGATCGTGGCCGCCGCCCAGGACGCCTACCGCCAGGCCGGCGTCGCCGACCCGCGCGCCGAGCTGGCGATGGCCGAGGTGCACGACTGCTTCACCCCCACCGAGCTGGTCCTGATGGAGGACCTGGGCTTCTGCGGGCGCGGCAAGGCCTGGCAGGACGTCCTGGCCGGGGCCTTCGACCTGGACGGGGACCTGCCGGTCAACCCCGACGGCGGACTGAAGTCCTTCGGACACCCGGTCGGCGCCTCCGGGCTGCGCATGGTCTACGAGGCCTGGCTCCAGCTGCGCGGCGAGGCGCCGGAGGACCGGCGGATCGGGACGTTCGGGCAGCGGGAGCTGGCGCTGACGCACAATCTGGGCGGATATCCCGGCGAAATGGTGGGGTTCGTATCGATTCTGGGCACGCGGGCGGGCTGA
- the rpoZ gene encoding DNA-directed RNA polymerase subunit omega, translating into MILLRQESSRVSATEPEGIINPPIDELLDAAGSKYSLVIYAAKRARQINAYYSQLSEGLLEYVGPLVDTHVHEKPLSIALREINAGLLTAEPIEAGAPGSVIQ; encoded by the coding sequence ATGATCTTGCTGCGACAGGAGTCCTCACGCGTGTCCGCCACTGAGCCCGAAGGCATCATCAACCCGCCGATCGACGAGCTGCTCGACGCCGCCGGCTCCAAGTACAGCCTGGTGATCTACGCGGCCAAGCGCGCTCGGCAGATCAACGCCTACTACTCCCAGCTCTCCGAGGGGCTGCTGGAGTACGTGGGCCCGCTCGTCGACACCCACGTCCACGAGAAGCCGCTGTCGATCGCGCTGCGCGAGATCAACGCCGGGCTGCTGACCGCCGAGCCGATCGAGGCCGGCGCCCCGGGGTCGGTCATTCAGTAA
- the mihF gene encoding integration host factor, actinobacterial type, with protein sequence MALPPLTPEQRAAALQKAAEARRERAALKLRLKAGGVTLSDVVREGQKNEIIGKMKVSALLESMPGIGKVRAKQIMERLDISETRRIRGLGANQIASLEREFGA encoded by the coding sequence GTGGCTCTTCCGCCCCTCACTCCAGAACAGCGTGCGGCCGCACTTCAGAAGGCAGCCGAAGCGCGGCGTGAGCGCGCCGCTTTGAAGCTCCGTCTCAAGGCGGGTGGCGTGACGCTGTCCGACGTCGTGCGCGAAGGCCAGAAGAACGAGATCATCGGCAAGATGAAGGTCTCGGCTCTTCTGGAATCGATGCCCGGCATCGGCAAGGTCCGGGCCAAGCAGATCATGGAGCGTCTCGACATTTCCGAGACGCGCCGTATCCGCGGCCTCGGCGCCAACCAGATCGCCTCCCTGGAGCGCGAATTCGGCGCGTGA
- a CDS encoding MerR family transcriptional regulator, giving the protein MTTMDYSPAQTVEMSGFSLDTLRYYERIGLIEPVRRAAGGHRRYSDDDLGWLDMLRCLRGTGMPIAQMQTFAELVRDGDGTVAERLALLEEHDASVEAEMARLIELRRKVREKIAYYRSHLRDEPVECVHE; this is encoded by the coding sequence ATGACCACGATGGACTACTCCCCGGCGCAGACTGTCGAAATGTCCGGCTTCTCCCTCGACACCCTGCGCTACTACGAGCGCATCGGCCTGATCGAGCCCGTCCGCCGCGCCGCCGGCGGCCACCGCCGCTACAGCGACGACGACCTCGGCTGGCTGGACATGCTGCGCTGCCTGCGCGGCACCGGCATGCCGATCGCGCAGATGCAGACCTTCGCCGAGCTGGTCCGCGACGGCGACGGGACGGTCGCCGAGCGGCTGGCGCTGCTGGAGGAGCACGACGCCAGCGTCGAGGCGGAGATGGCCCGGCTGATCGAGCTGCGGCGCAAGGTGCGGGAGAAGATCGCGTACTACCGGTCGCATTTGAGGGACGAGCCGGTGGAGTGCGTGCACGAGTAG
- the coaBC gene encoding bifunctional phosphopantothenoylcysteine decarboxylase/phosphopantothenate--cysteine ligase CoaBC produces MPSPNVVLGVGGGIAAYKACELLRLFTESGHGVTVVPTASALHFVGEPTWAALSGRPVATEVWERVHEVPHVRLGRHADLVVVAPATADLLARAAHGLADDLLTNTLLTATCPVVFAPAMHTEMWENAATVENVATLRRRGLFVIEPAVGRLTGADTGKGRLPDPSAIFEYCRSLLARGTAAADLAGLHVVVSAGGTREPIDPVRFIGNRSSGKQGYALASTAAARGARVTLVAANTALPDPAGADVVRVSTTSELRNAVRAAAADADVVVMAAAVADFRPAETAASKIKKTDDRSAPEIALVQNPHVLRELGHARSRPGQTVVGFAAETGDASGTWLEHGRAKLAKYGVDLLVVNQVGVDLTFGADHSAAVVIGADGSEEPVPDGPKGRLADVIWDRVLKVRTPND; encoded by the coding sequence ATGCCGTCGCCCAACGTCGTTCTCGGCGTGGGCGGCGGCATCGCTGCGTACAAGGCCTGCGAGCTGCTGCGGCTGTTCACCGAGTCCGGGCACGGGGTCACGGTCGTGCCCACCGCCTCCGCGCTGCACTTCGTCGGCGAGCCGACCTGGGCCGCGCTGTCCGGGCGGCCGGTGGCCACCGAGGTGTGGGAGCGCGTGCACGAGGTGCCGCACGTGCGCCTCGGACGGCACGCCGACCTGGTCGTGGTCGCCCCGGCCACCGCCGACCTGCTGGCCAGGGCCGCGCACGGGCTGGCCGACGACCTGCTGACCAACACCCTGCTCACCGCCACCTGCCCGGTGGTGTTCGCGCCGGCCATGCACACCGAGATGTGGGAGAACGCCGCCACCGTCGAGAACGTGGCCACCCTGCGCCGGCGCGGCCTGTTCGTCATCGAGCCCGCGGTCGGCCGGCTGACCGGCGCCGACACCGGCAAGGGCCGGCTGCCGGACCCCTCGGCGATCTTCGAGTACTGCCGCTCGCTGCTGGCCCGCGGGACCGCCGCCGCGGATCTGGCCGGGCTGCACGTCGTGGTCTCCGCCGGCGGCACCCGGGAGCCGATCGACCCGGTGCGCTTCATCGGCAACCGCTCCTCGGGTAAGCAGGGGTACGCGCTGGCGAGTACGGCCGCCGCGCGCGGTGCCCGGGTGACGCTGGTCGCCGCGAACACCGCGCTGCCGGACCCCGCCGGGGCCGATGTGGTGCGGGTGTCGACGACTTCGGAATTGCGCAATGCGGTGCGTGCCGCGGCGGCCGACGCGGATGTGGTGGTGATGGCCGCGGCCGTGGCCGACTTCCGGCCCGCCGAGACCGCCGCCTCGAAGATCAAGAAGACCGACGACCGCTCAGCCCCCGAGATCGCGCTGGTCCAGAACCCGCACGTGCTGCGTGAGCTCGGTCACGCCCGGTCGCGGCCGGGGCAGACGGTGGTGGGGTTCGCCGCCGAGACCGGTGATGCCTCTGGGACGTGGCTGGAGCACGGCCGGGCAAAGCTGGCCAAATACGGCGTCGACCTGCTGGTCGTCAATCAAGTGGGTGTCGATCTGACGTTCGGCGCGGACCACAGCGCGGCCGTGGTGATCGGCGCGGACGGCTCCGAGGAGCCGGTTCCGGACGGTCCGAAGGGGCGGCTCGCGGATGTGATCTGGGACCGGGTACTTAAGGTGCGCACCCCCAACGACTAA
- a CDS encoding aldo/keto reductase, whose translation MDTTIFGGHGGPRVSTLALGTMMFGTTIDEPTSFAILDRFREAGGTFLDTADCYSFWVEGATGHESEQTVGRWMAARGCREEMVISTKLGAQPDPALGSVPWPRNAEGLSAPAIRKAIEGSLQRLGTDHVEVLFAHIEDLSVTFTETAGAFGELIVQGKVAVAGVSNHPTTRVKRARAAAEELGVPGYTAVQQRHGFLRALPGASFTSPQEPADDELLAMVRAGELSMMAYSSLLEGSLVRADRPLPRQYQSPENQRRVQALWHAADEAGVSRTQLALAWLMKGDPAIVPVFGVSSVAQLEDGLGAVDVPQEVATALAKTLAEMELDAEAAV comes from the coding sequence ATGGACACCACGATCTTCGGCGGCCACGGTGGGCCGCGAGTGAGCACGCTGGCGCTGGGCACCATGATGTTCGGCACCACCATCGACGAACCGACCTCCTTCGCGATCCTGGACCGCTTCCGCGAGGCCGGCGGGACCTTCCTGGACACCGCCGACTGCTACTCGTTCTGGGTCGAGGGCGCCACCGGGCACGAGAGCGAGCAGACGGTGGGCCGCTGGATGGCGGCGCGCGGCTGCCGCGAGGAGATGGTGATCTCCACCAAGCTCGGCGCGCAGCCGGACCCGGCGCTGGGCTCGGTGCCGTGGCCACGCAACGCCGAAGGACTGTCGGCCCCCGCGATCCGCAAGGCCATCGAGGGCAGCCTGCAGCGGCTGGGCACCGACCACGTCGAGGTGCTGTTCGCGCACATCGAGGACCTGTCGGTCACCTTCACCGAGACCGCCGGCGCGTTCGGGGAGCTGATCGTGCAGGGCAAGGTCGCCGTCGCCGGCGTCTCGAACCACCCGACCACGCGGGTCAAGCGGGCCCGGGCCGCCGCTGAGGAGCTGGGCGTCCCCGGCTACACGGCGGTCCAGCAGCGCCACGGCTTCCTGCGCGCGCTGCCCGGCGCGAGCTTCACCTCGCCGCAGGAGCCGGCCGACGACGAGCTGCTGGCCATGGTGCGGGCCGGCGAGCTGTCGATGATGGCCTACTCCTCGCTCCTGGAGGGCTCGCTGGTCCGCGCCGACCGGCCGCTGCCGCGGCAGTATCAGAGCCCGGAGAACCAGCGGCGGGTCCAGGCCCTGTGGCACGCCGCCGACGAGGCCGGGGTGAGCCGCACGCAGCTGGCCCTGGCGTGGCTGATGAAGGGCGATCCGGCGATCGTGCCGGTGTTCGGGGTCAGCTCGGTGGCGCAGCTCGAGGACGGGCTCGGGGCGGTGGACGTGCCGCAGGAGGTGGCCACCGCGCTGGCGAAGACTCTGGCCGAGATGGAATTGGACGCGGAGGCGGCCGTGTAA
- a CDS encoding VWA domain-containing protein: MAHGHLHRSPAPRGARMSVPITLVVVLVLGASGGGAAWYAAGHRHAADSAGAGAAAPATCPAGPTTISAAVTPELASALAPVLAQQPVPCVRVLMTSADSADMAHFLAGSGAAPAGVRGRPDVWIPDASLWLELARATGAGQALLPQGGSSVADSPTVVAAPKAVAALLGGQGSQGSQGSQGSFSWEQLVKMALAQSQSSDSTATSTSTGTAAAGGPVVAIADPTHDGAGLSALIQLNGMLTQAVDDPQLKVGITGFVKSMANNVAASMAQLTGKVFPASEQQVFRYNAGKPAAPLAALYPSDGSASLDYPLVVLNGEDDAHAIASNRLLAYLQTTAQDALRRQGFRSPDGGPSQVLAADPELHGDQLAASTRAAYGAAGQALALWATLTRQLRMLAVVDVSGSMAQPVAGTGQTRLQLTAAACEKAMALFGSHAAMGLWTFTTTHDAAGSTVIDPVLPIAELGSAEPGGGTHGQRMIAAYGALTDKAGSRNGLYDALLAAYQQVQKGWDATRVNTVVVFTDGKDDDLNSMTSDQLIAKLQAVVDPARPVRVFVVALGTNADLTLLNKITAVTGGAAVHFQDMGQMTAAILGSTDTR, encoded by the coding sequence ATGGCACACGGGCACCTTCATCGCTCCCCCGCACCGCGTGGCGCCCGGATGTCGGTGCCGATCACCCTGGTCGTGGTGCTCGTGCTGGGCGCCTCCGGCGGCGGGGCGGCGTGGTACGCCGCAGGTCACCGGCACGCCGCCGACTCCGCCGGGGCCGGGGCCGCCGCGCCGGCGACCTGTCCGGCGGGGCCGACGACGATCTCGGCGGCGGTCACGCCGGAGCTGGCGAGCGCCCTGGCGCCGGTGCTCGCGCAGCAGCCGGTGCCGTGTGTGCGGGTGCTGATGACCTCGGCCGACTCCGCGGACATGGCGCACTTCCTGGCCGGCAGCGGTGCGGCGCCGGCCGGGGTGCGCGGGCGTCCGGACGTGTGGATCCCGGACGCCTCGCTGTGGCTGGAGCTGGCCCGGGCGACCGGTGCGGGGCAGGCGCTGCTGCCGCAGGGCGGGAGCTCGGTGGCGGACTCGCCGACGGTGGTGGCGGCGCCGAAGGCGGTCGCGGCACTCCTGGGCGGTCAGGGTTCTCAGGGTTCTCAAGGATCGCAGGGGTCGTTCAGCTGGGAGCAGCTGGTGAAGATGGCGCTCGCGCAGTCGCAGAGTTCTGACTCCACCGCCACCAGCACCAGCACCGGCACCGCCGCCGCCGGTGGACCGGTCGTGGCCATCGCCGATCCGACCCATGACGGCGCCGGGCTCTCGGCCCTGATCCAGCTGAACGGGATGCTGACGCAGGCGGTGGACGATCCGCAGCTGAAGGTCGGGATCACCGGGTTCGTGAAGAGCATGGCGAACAACGTCGCGGCGTCGATGGCGCAGCTGACGGGCAAGGTGTTCCCGGCCTCGGAGCAGCAGGTGTTCCGGTACAACGCCGGCAAGCCCGCGGCGCCGTTGGCCGCGCTGTACCCCTCGGACGGTTCGGCGTCGTTGGACTACCCGTTGGTGGTGCTCAACGGGGAGGACGACGCGCACGCGATCGCCTCGAACCGGCTGCTGGCGTATCTGCAGACGACGGCGCAGGACGCCTTGCGGCGGCAGGGTTTCCGCTCGCCGGACGGCGGACCGAGCCAGGTGCTGGCCGCGGACCCGGAGCTGCACGGCGACCAGCTGGCGGCGTCGACGCGCGCCGCCTATGGGGCCGCCGGGCAGGCGCTGGCGCTGTGGGCGACGCTGACGCGGCAGCTGCGGATGCTGGCGGTGGTGGACGTGTCGGGGTCGATGGCGCAGCCGGTGGCCGGGACCGGGCAGACCCGGCTGCAGCTGACGGCGGCGGCGTGCGAGAAGGCGATGGCGCTGTTCGGGAGCCATGCGGCGATGGGGCTGTGGACGTTCACCACCACGCACGACGCCGCCGGCTCGACGGTCATCGACCCGGTGCTGCCGATCGCCGAGCTGGGCTCGGCCGAGCCCGGCGGCGGGACGCACGGGCAGCGGATGATCGCGGCGTACGGGGCGCTGACGGACAAGGCGGGGTCGCGCAACGGGCTGTACGACGCGCTGCTGGCGGCGTATCAGCAGGTCCAGAAGGGCTGGGACGCGACGCGGGTGAACACGGTGGTGGTGTTCACCGACGGCAAGGACGACGACCTCAACAGCATGACCTCGGACCAGCTGATCGCCAAACTGCAGGCGGTGGTCGACCCGGCCCGGCCGGTGCGGGTGTTCGTGGTCGCCCTGGGCACGAACGCGGACCTGACCCTGCTGAACAAGATCACCGCGGTCACCGGCGGCGCGGCGGTGCACTTCCAGGACATGGGCCAGATGACCGCCGCGATATTGGGGAGCACAGACACCCGGTAG
- the gmk gene encoding guanylate kinase: protein MSDRAGTDGHGSDTSCPALLTVLSGPSGVGKTTLAKHVREAHPEVWLSVSATTRKPRPGEVDGVHYFFYDRPAFEDLIAKGEFLEHAEYAGNLYGTPRHAVEQRLEAGQPVLLEIELQGARQIRATMPAARLVFLAPPSWEVLEQRLRGRGTEPEDVIEARLATGRVELAAESEFDVTVVNTTVEAAADELVALVTASGSKA, encoded by the coding sequence ATGAGCGATCGCGCCGGAACGGACGGCCACGGTTCCGACACCTCTTGCCCCGCACTGCTCACAGTGCTCTCGGGCCCGTCAGGCGTCGGCAAGACCACTCTTGCCAAGCACGTGCGCGAGGCCCATCCCGAGGTGTGGCTGTCGGTCTCGGCCACCACCCGCAAGCCCCGGCCCGGCGAGGTCGACGGGGTGCACTACTTCTTCTACGACCGGCCCGCCTTCGAGGACCTGATCGCCAAGGGCGAGTTCCTGGAGCACGCCGAGTACGCCGGCAACCTGTACGGCACCCCGCGCCACGCCGTCGAGCAGCGCCTGGAAGCCGGCCAGCCGGTCCTGCTGGAAATCGAGCTGCAGGGCGCGCGCCAGATCCGCGCCACGATGCCCGCCGCCCGCCTGGTCTTCCTGGCCCCGCCCTCGTGGGAGGTGCTGGAGCAGCGGCTGCGCGGCCGCGGCACCGAGCCGGAGGACGTCATCGAGGCACGGCTGGCCACCGGCCGGGTGGAGCTGGCCGCCGAGAGCGAGTTCGACGTGACCGTCGTGAACACGACGGTGGAGGCCGCGGCCGACGAGCTGGTCGCTCTGGTCACCGCCTCCGGGTCGAAGGCCTAG
- a CDS encoding OB-fold domain-containing protein, whose amino-acid sequence MRGILGWGVHLPYRRLDRTGIAAVAGTGGGTGTRAVASYDEDTTTMGVAAARAAVPPTAADSVRTLWFTTTAPAYEDRTNATAVHAALRLPRTTAAYDATGAVRCTVAALDAALTGAGTHLVVASDLRTGRPGSADEAAGGDAAAALLVGEDSEAAGRPVLAELLAHTGASEEFLDRWRAPGEQTSKTWEDRFGETHYVNLATEAWNALLAATGTAPGDIDILLVAGIHERAAKSAAKKTGVPADRHHDPFAKTVGNSGAAHPALLLASALENARPGQKIALLVLADGADAFLWRATEALPGYRPARPVADQIARAGSVPYGRYLAWRGFLPVEPPRRPEPARTSASAAARSAGWKFALVGSAGEDGTTHLPPSPFDHTPHPAAGAEGTIVTFTVDRLAYSPSPPVVFAVVDFDGGGRLPIELTDVDAGEVAIGLRVEATFRRLSSADGIHNYFWKARPVRRLEPLKLEQEQEQEGR is encoded by the coding sequence ATGCGAGGAATCCTGGGGTGGGGCGTCCACCTGCCTTACCGACGCCTGGACCGCACCGGCATCGCGGCCGTGGCCGGCACCGGCGGCGGGACCGGCACCCGCGCCGTGGCCTCCTACGACGAGGACACGACCACCATGGGCGTCGCCGCCGCGCGCGCCGCCGTGCCGCCGACCGCCGCCGACAGCGTCAGGACCCTGTGGTTCACCACCACCGCCCCGGCCTACGAGGACCGCACCAACGCCACCGCCGTGCACGCCGCCCTGCGGCTGCCTCGCACGACGGCCGCCTACGACGCCACCGGAGCCGTCCGCTGCACCGTCGCCGCCCTCGACGCGGCGCTGACCGGCGCCGGAACCCACCTCGTCGTCGCCTCCGACCTGCGCACCGGCCGCCCCGGCAGCGCCGACGAAGCCGCCGGGGGCGACGCCGCCGCCGCGCTGCTCGTCGGCGAGGACAGCGAGGCCGCGGGGCGCCCCGTGCTGGCCGAGCTCCTCGCCCACACCGGCGCCAGCGAAGAGTTCCTCGACCGCTGGCGCGCCCCCGGCGAGCAGACCTCGAAGACCTGGGAAGACCGCTTCGGCGAGACGCATTACGTGAACCTGGCTACCGAGGCCTGGAACGCGCTACTGGCCGCGACCGGCACCGCCCCCGGGGACATCGACATCCTCCTGGTGGCCGGCATCCACGAGCGGGCCGCGAAATCCGCCGCCAAGAAGACCGGCGTCCCCGCCGACCGCCACCACGACCCCTTCGCCAAGACCGTCGGCAACTCCGGCGCGGCCCACCCGGCCCTGCTGCTCGCCTCCGCCCTGGAGAACGCACGGCCCGGCCAGAAGATCGCCCTGCTCGTCCTGGCGGACGGTGCCGACGCCTTCCTGTGGCGTGCCACCGAAGCGCTGCCCGGCTACCGTCCCGCGCGCCCCGTCGCCGACCAGATCGCGCGCGCCGGCAGCGTCCCCTACGGCCGCTACCTCGCCTGGCGCGGCTTCCTGCCGGTCGAGCCGCCGCGCCGCCCGGAGCCGGCGCGCACCTCCGCCTCGGCCGCGGCCCGGTCCGCCGGCTGGAAGTTCGCGCTCGTGGGCTCGGCGGGCGAGGACGGCACCACGCATCTGCCGCCCTCGCCGTTCGACCACACGCCGCACCCGGCCGCCGGCGCCGAGGGCACCATCGTCACCTTCACCGTCGACCGCCTCGCCTACTCCCCCAGCCCGCCGGTGGTCTTCGCCGTCGTCGACTTCGACGGCGGCGGGCGGCTGCCGATCGAGCTGACCGACGTGGACGCCGGCGAGGTCGCGATCGGGCTGCGCGTGGAGGCCACGTTCCGCCGCCTGAGCAGCGCCGACGGCATCCACAACTACTTCTGGAAAGCCCGCCCCGTCCGCCGCCTGGAACCGCTGAAGCTGGAACAGGAACAGGAACAGGAGGGCCGCTGA